A single region of the Pseudomonas sp. GGS8 genome encodes:
- the leuA gene encoding 2-isopropylmalate synthase: protein MSMLKDPSSKYRAFPTINLPDRTWPSKTIDVAPIWCSSDLRDGNQSLIEPMDAVKKLRFWKTLVQVGVKEIEASFPAASQTDFDFVRTLIEGGHIPDDTTIQVLTQGREDLIARTFESLRGAKKAIVHLYNATSPSFRRIVFNQDKDGIKAIAVNAAKLFVKYAAQQPETEWTFEYSPETFSATELEFAKEVCDAVIEVWNPTPAHKVILNLPATVECATPNIYADQIEWFGRHINRRDSVIISLHTHNDRGTGVAATELGLMAGADRVEGCLFGNGERTGNVDLVTVALNLYTQGVDPELDFSDIDGVRKVVEECNQIPVHPRHPYVGDLVHTAFSGSHQDAIRKGFAQQKPDALWEVPYLPIDPADIGRSYEAVIRVNSQSGKGGIAYLLEQEFGISLPRRMQIEFSQVVQRETDRLGLEMTAQQIHALLHSEYLQANTPYALVSHRLQEENGHSAVEVEVSSKGQGETNLHWRGKGNGALEALVAGLPIPVEIMDYNEHAIGAGTNAKAAAYIELRVNGERAVHGVGIDENFTTASFKALFSALNRSLSQPEAKAA, encoded by the coding sequence ATGAGCATGCTCAAAGACCCGTCTTCGAAATACCGCGCGTTCCCGACCATCAACCTGCCGGATCGCACCTGGCCGTCGAAAACCATCGACGTCGCGCCGATCTGGTGCAGCTCAGACCTTCGTGACGGCAACCAGTCGCTGATCGAGCCCATGGACGCGGTCAAGAAACTGCGTTTCTGGAAAACCCTGGTGCAGGTCGGCGTGAAAGAAATCGAAGCCTCGTTCCCGGCTGCTTCGCAAACCGACTTCGACTTCGTGCGTACCCTGATCGAAGGCGGTCACATCCCGGACGACACCACCATTCAGGTGCTGACCCAGGGCCGTGAAGACTTGATCGCGCGTACCTTCGAATCCCTGCGTGGGGCCAAGAAGGCCATCGTTCACCTGTACAACGCGACCTCCCCTTCCTTCCGCCGCATTGTCTTCAATCAGGACAAGGACGGGATCAAGGCCATCGCCGTGAACGCCGCCAAGCTGTTCGTCAAATATGCCGCCCAGCAGCCGGAAACCGAGTGGACCTTCGAATACTCGCCAGAAACCTTCAGCGCCACCGAACTGGAGTTCGCCAAGGAAGTCTGCGACGCGGTGATCGAGGTGTGGAACCCGACGCCTGCGCACAAGGTGATCCTCAACCTGCCCGCCACCGTCGAATGCGCAACCCCGAACATTTATGCCGACCAGATCGAATGGTTTGGCCGTCACATCAACCGTCGTGACAGCGTGATCATCAGCCTGCACACCCACAACGACCGTGGCACTGGCGTTGCCGCCACCGAGTTGGGCCTGATGGCCGGCGCCGACCGCGTTGAAGGCTGCCTGTTCGGCAACGGCGAGCGTACCGGTAACGTCGATCTCGTCACCGTGGCATTGAACCTCTACACCCAGGGCGTCGACCCTGAGCTGGACTTCTCCGACATCGACGGCGTGCGCAAAGTCGTCGAAGAGTGCAACCAGATTCCGGTGCACCCGCGTCATCCGTACGTCGGCGACCTGGTTCACACCGCGTTCTCCGGCTCGCACCAGGACGCCATCCGCAAAGGCTTCGCCCAGCAGAAACCGGACGCCCTGTGGGAAGTGCCGTACCTGCCGATCGACCCGGCCGACATCGGCCGCAGCTACGAGGCGGTGATTCGCGTCAACAGCCAGTCGGGCAAGGGCGGTATCGCTTACCTGCTGGAACAGGAATTCGGCATCAGCTTGCCGCGCCGCATGCAGATCGAGTTCAGCCAGGTCGTGCAACGTGAAACCGATCGCCTGGGCCTGGAGATGACCGCCCAACAGATCCACGCGCTGCTGCACAGCGAATACTTGCAGGCCAACACCCCGTATGCGCTGGTCAGCCATCGCTTGCAGGAAGAAAACGGTCACAGTGCCGTGGAAGTGGAAGTCTCCAGCAAGGGCCAGGGCGAAACCAACCTGCACTGGCGTGGCAAGGGCAACGGCGCCCTGGAAGCACTGGTGGCCGGTCTACCGATTCCGGTAGAAATCATGGACTACAACGAACACGCCATCGGCGCGGGCACCAATGCCAAGGCCGCGGCCTACATTGAACTGCGAGTGAACGGTGAGCGTGCGGTGCACGGCGTCGGCATCGATGAAAACTTCACCACCGCCAGCTTCAAGGCGCTGTTCAGCGCGCTGAACCGCTCCCTGAGCCAGCCGGAAGCGAAAGCGGCGTAA
- a CDS encoding peptidoglycan DD-metalloendopeptidase family protein, whose translation MPRFLAPLLLLCLTFNAHADSYITRLLNKPVPGGVAVVDLGSSVQAPKASYQGKPVLVVKEQNNWLAIVGVPLTVKPGSQSLSSGGRNLSFTVGSKKYPEQHITLKNTQQVNPNPENLKRIEGELAEQIQAYRSFSPNTPSNLLLDKPVNGPLSSKFGVRRFFNGEERNPHAGLDFAVPAGTPIKTPAAGKVILIGNYFFNGNTVFVDHGQGFISMFCHMSKIDVKVGQQLARGDVVGKVGSTGRATGPHMHWNVSLNDARVDPAIFIGAFQP comes from the coding sequence ATGCCGCGTTTTCTAGCTCCGCTGCTGTTGCTGTGCCTGACCTTCAACGCCCACGCCGACAGTTACATCACCCGCCTGTTGAACAAACCGGTGCCGGGTGGCGTGGCAGTGGTGGATCTGGGCAGCTCCGTCCAGGCGCCGAAAGCCAGTTATCAAGGCAAGCCCGTATTGGTGGTCAAGGAACAGAACAACTGGTTGGCCATCGTTGGCGTGCCGCTGACGGTCAAACCGGGCAGTCAGTCGCTTAGCAGCGGTGGCCGCAACCTGAGCTTCACCGTCGGCAGCAAGAAATACCCGGAACAGCACATCACCCTGAAAAATACGCAGCAGGTCAATCCGAACCCGGAAAATCTCAAGCGCATCGAAGGTGAGTTGGCCGAGCAGATCCAGGCCTACCGCAGCTTCAGCCCGAATACCCCGAGCAACCTGCTGCTGGACAAACCGGTCAATGGACCGCTGTCGAGCAAGTTCGGCGTGCGCCGCTTCTTCAATGGCGAAGAACGCAACCCCCACGCGGGCCTCGACTTCGCCGTACCCGCCGGCACCCCAATCAAGACCCCGGCCGCCGGCAAGGTGATCCTGATCGGTAATTACTTCTTCAACGGCAATACGGTGTTCGTCGACCACGGCCAAGGCTTTATCAGCATGTTCTGCCACATGTCGAAGATCGACGTGAAAGTCGGCCAGCAACTGGCGCGTGGTGACGTGGTCGGGAAAGTCGGCTCAACTGGCCGCGCGACCGGGCCACATATGCATTGGAACGTCAGCCTGAACGATGCGCGGGTGGATCCGGCGATTTTTATTGGGGCGTTTCAGCCATAA
- the xseA gene encoding exodeoxyribonuclease VII large subunit, with protein sequence MIKDPFARLGLDREVLTVSQLNGRARVLLEDVFSNIWVEGEISNLARPASGHVYFTLKDSGAQVRCALFRQNAARVRQALKDGLAVKVRGKVSLFEGRGDYQLILDTVEPAGDGALRLAFDALKEKLSAEGLFSAERKVPLPAHPQRIGIISSPTGAVIRDIISVFRRRAPQIQLTLIPTAVQGREATAQIVRALKLADARGFDALILARGGGSLEDLWCFNEEAVARAVDACVTPIVSAVGHETDVSISDFVADVRAPTPSAAAELLAPDSSDLVRRVESLHRRLVMRMRDRLMRDRLRLEGISRRLRHPGERLRQQAQRLDDLDMRLRRAFERSLNTRRERLIRLETRLAGQHPGRQLAMLRQRLDSLAERLPRAMREGLKSRRLQLQSQMQTLHVVSPLATLARGYSILLDERGNAIRSAAQTHTGQRLKAKLGKGELQVRVEDNHLTPVTLSLLD encoded by the coding sequence ATGATTAAAGATCCCTTTGCAAGACTCGGCCTGGACCGGGAAGTCCTGACTGTCAGCCAGCTCAACGGCCGCGCGCGGGTGTTGCTCGAAGACGTGTTCAGCAATATCTGGGTCGAAGGCGAAATCTCCAACCTCGCCCGCCCGGCGTCCGGCCATGTGTATTTCACCCTCAAGGATAGCGGCGCCCAAGTGCGTTGTGCACTGTTCCGGCAGAACGCGGCACGGGTTCGCCAGGCGCTGAAGGACGGCCTGGCGGTCAAGGTTCGCGGCAAGGTTTCACTGTTCGAGGGCCGTGGTGACTACCAACTGATCCTCGACACCGTGGAACCGGCCGGCGACGGTGCCCTGCGCCTGGCCTTCGATGCACTGAAGGAAAAGCTCAGCGCCGAAGGCCTGTTCAGTGCCGAGCGCAAAGTGCCGCTGCCGGCGCATCCACAACGCATCGGCATTATCAGCTCGCCCACCGGCGCGGTGATCCGCGACATCATCAGCGTGTTCCGCCGCCGCGCACCGCAGATCCAACTGACGCTGATCCCCACCGCCGTACAAGGCCGCGAAGCCACCGCGCAGATTGTCCGCGCACTGAAACTGGCGGATGCCCGTGGTTTCGATGCGTTGATCCTGGCCCGTGGCGGCGGCTCGCTGGAAGACCTCTGGTGTTTCAACGAAGAAGCCGTGGCCCGCGCCGTGGACGCCTGCGTAACGCCAATCGTCAGCGCCGTCGGCCATGAAACCGACGTATCGATCAGTGACTTCGTCGCCGACGTTCGCGCCCCGACGCCGTCCGCCGCCGCCGAACTGCTCGCGCCGGACTCCAGCGATCTGGTGCGCCGGGTCGAAAGCCTGCATCGTCGCCTGGTGATGCGCATGCGTGACCGCTTGATGCGCGATCGGCTGCGCCTGGAAGGCATCTCTCGCCGCTTGCGCCATCCCGGCGAACGTCTGCGTCAGCAGGCGCAACGTCTGGATGATCTGGACATGCGCCTGCGCCGCGCGTTCGAACGCAGCCTCAATACCCGTCGTGAACGCCTGATCCGTCTGGAAACCCGCCTCGCCGGGCAACATCCGGGGCGGCAATTGGCGATGCTTCGCCAGCGCCTCGACAGCCTCGCCGAGCGCCTGCCCCGGGCCATGCGTGAAGGGCTCAAGTCCCGTCGCCTGCAACTGCAAAGTCAGATGCAGACGCTGCATGTGGTCAGCCCGCTGGCGACCCTCGCTCGTGGCTACAGCATTCTGCTGGACGAGCGAGGCAACGCGATCCGCAGCGCCGCGCAAACCCACACCGGCCAGCGCCTGAAAGCCAAACTCGGCAAAGGCGAACTGCAAGTGCGGGTCGAAGACAATCACCTCACGCCTGTCACCCTTTCTTTACTGGATTGA
- a CDS encoding LysR substrate-binding domain-containing protein, giving the protein MLSTRQLRYFVEIAESGSFSAAAERLFIAQSALSRQIKDMETRLQTPLFERTARQPRLTAAGEAFLPRARNLLTELTKASEMATQIGNGELGTLRLSHSSTVPMSGRLLRSISNYLDPHAGVSMDIVKLSSEAQLEALADNRLDIGLLRLPVLRQREDVQIAPLYRERLLLAVPPNHRLAVDKSAQGIDLAQLKDEAFISIPHPQRGGLSYLSAELCMRQGFFPKAARVVSRKTTQLQLIQAGFGIALLPESMQDIAPPDIHFLPLADPDCHSTVALACRQDPTALVQQFVEHITRLP; this is encoded by the coding sequence GTGCTTTCAACCCGCCAATTGCGTTACTTCGTGGAAATCGCCGAGAGCGGCAGCTTCAGCGCGGCGGCTGAACGACTGTTTATTGCTCAATCGGCCTTGAGCCGACAGATCAAGGACATGGAAACCCGTCTGCAAACGCCGCTGTTCGAACGCACGGCACGTCAGCCGCGACTGACAGCGGCCGGTGAAGCCTTCCTGCCGCGAGCCAGAAACTTATTGACCGAACTGACCAAGGCCAGCGAGATGGCTACCCAAATCGGCAATGGAGAACTGGGCACCTTGCGCCTCAGTCATTCCAGCACCGTGCCCATGAGTGGTCGCCTGCTGCGAAGCATCAGCAACTACCTGGATCCGCATGCCGGCGTTTCCATGGACATCGTCAAGCTATCTTCCGAAGCGCAACTTGAAGCACTGGCCGACAATCGGCTGGATATCGGATTGCTGCGCCTGCCGGTGTTGCGCCAACGTGAAGACGTGCAGATTGCTCCTTTGTACCGCGAACGATTGCTGCTGGCCGTTCCCCCCAACCATCGACTGGCTGTGGATAAGTCCGCTCAAGGCATCGACTTGGCGCAATTGAAGGATGAGGCGTTTATCTCCATTCCTCATCCGCAGCGTGGCGGGTTGAGTTATCTGTCCGCCGAGTTGTGCATGCGTCAGGGATTCTTCCCGAAAGCGGCTCGGGTGGTGTCGCGCAAAACCACGCAACTGCAACTGATTCAGGCCGGGTTCGGCATCGCGCTGTTACCGGAATCGATGCAGGACATTGCACCGCCCGACATCCACTTCCTGCCCTTGGCCGACCCCGATTGCCACAGCACCGTCGCCCTCGCCTGCCGGCAAGATCCCACCGCGCTGGTCCAGCAATTCGTTGAACACATCACCCGATTGCCGTAG
- a CDS encoding sulfite exporter TauE/SafE family protein produces MNVLELLSQWPWGAVDWLVIGLGVALAYIVFGIAGFGTALVAGPVLILFMPLSKIVPLLVLLDFVAAFGNLLPSRRDVERSELLRLLPCMAVGCTLGVIFLLNLKSDVLLLLMGLFISAYAIYSLWIKTRPAQLSAGWAVPMGTVGGMFGALFGSGGFLYAIYLNSRLPKDEARATQSALISCSTVVRLSLFAVAGVYAELPLLVLALCLLPAMALGLWIGRRLNMKLSREAFVRLVTWLVLASGIALIGRYLST; encoded by the coding sequence ATGAATGTGTTGGAGTTATTAAGCCAATGGCCGTGGGGTGCGGTGGATTGGTTGGTGATCGGATTGGGGGTTGCCCTGGCCTATATCGTGTTCGGCATCGCCGGTTTCGGCACCGCGCTGGTGGCGGGACCGGTTCTGATTCTGTTCATGCCTCTGTCGAAAATCGTGCCATTGCTGGTTCTGCTGGATTTCGTCGCCGCTTTCGGCAATTTGCTGCCTTCACGGCGTGATGTTGAACGGTCCGAGTTGCTGCGACTGCTGCCGTGCATGGCGGTAGGCTGCACGTTGGGAGTGATTTTTCTGCTGAACCTGAAATCCGATGTATTGCTGCTGTTGATGGGGCTGTTTATCAGTGCCTATGCGATTTACAGCCTGTGGATTAAAACCCGCCCGGCACAATTGTCCGCCGGTTGGGCGGTGCCGATGGGCACGGTGGGTGGAATGTTCGGGGCGCTGTTTGGCAGTGGCGGCTTTTTATATGCAATCTATTTGAACAGTCGGTTACCGAAGGACGAGGCCCGGGCCACCCAGAGTGCGCTGATCAGTTGCAGCACCGTGGTGCGTTTGAGCCTGTTTGCCGTCGCCGGGGTATATGCCGAGCTACCCTTGTTGGTATTGGCGTTGTGTTTGTTGCCAGCGATGGCGCTGGGGTTGTGGATCGGCCGACGTTTGAACATGAAATTGTCCCGCGAGGCCTTCGTGCGGCTGGTGACCTGGCTGGTGCTGGCCAGCGGGATTGCCTTGATCGGGCGTTATTTGAGTACTTGA
- a CDS encoding sugar ABC transporter ATPase gives MNSQSIIVPKISTLPVHEPRARAVVRWLVRKNIIKEELTTCGRTGNRMAHAIADGARAVVLHPEALPFGEPINGLEIITKRCIYTPAKGFLEEAGCAECRKEIGEALFESLEDWMPGRTDNFTCPECGHEDDINGFLFLQECGFSNLGFIFNNWLEAGFKQSFIDEFADWLDQPMSWVKVEL, from the coding sequence ATGAATTCGCAAAGCATCATCGTCCCGAAAATCTCCACACTGCCGGTACACGAACCCCGGGCCCGGGCGGTCGTGCGGTGGCTGGTGCGCAAGAACATCATTAAAGAAGAGCTGACCACCTGTGGCCGCACCGGCAATCGCATGGCCCACGCCATCGCCGACGGTGCTCGCGCCGTGGTCCTGCACCCTGAAGCGCTGCCGTTTGGCGAGCCGATCAATGGCCTGGAGATCATCACCAAGCGCTGCATCTATACACCGGCCAAGGGTTTCCTCGAAGAAGCCGGCTGTGCCGAGTGCCGCAAGGAGATCGGCGAGGCGCTGTTCGAAAGCCTGGAAGACTGGATGCCGGGGCGCACCGATAACTTCACCTGCCCTGAATGCGGGCATGAGGACGACATCAACGGCTTCCTGTTCTTGCAGGAATGCGGCTTTTCCAACCTGGGGTTCATCTTCAACAATTGGCTCGAGGCCGGGTTCAAGCAGAGCTTCATTGATGAATTTGCCGATTGGCTGGATCAGCCCATGAGCTGGGTCAAAGTCGAACTGTAA
- the guaB gene encoding IMP dehydrogenase — MLRISQEALTFDDILLVPGYSEVLPNEVSLKTRLTRGIELNIPLVSAAMDTVTEARLAIAMAQEGGIGIIHKNMTIEQQAAEVRKVKRYEAGVVKDPITIEADATVRELFELTRLHNISGVPVLHDGDLVGIVTSRDVRFENRMDVSVREVMTPKERLVTVKEGANKNDVRELLHKHRIERVLIVDDKFALKGMMTVNDIEKAKAYPLASKDDQGRLRVGAAVGTGKDTGDRVAALVHAGVDVVVVDTAHGHSKGVIDRVRWVKQNFPEVQVIGGNIATGAAAKALAEAGADAVKVGIGPGSICTTRIVAGVGVPQISAIANVAAALEGTGVPLIADGGIRFSGDLSKAIVAGASCVMMGSMFAGTEEAPGEIELFQGRSYKAYRGMGSLGAMSQAQGSSDRYFQDSSAGAEKLVPEGIEGRVPYKGTLSAIIHQLMGGLRSSMGYTGSANIEEMRTKPEFVRITGAGMAESHVHDVQITKEAPNYRVG; from the coding sequence ATGCTGCGTATCAGCCAAGAAGCTCTGACATTCGACGACATTCTCTTAGTGCCCGGTTATTCCGAGGTGCTTCCTAACGAAGTCAGTCTCAAGACCCGCCTTACCCGTGGCATCGAGCTGAATATTCCACTGGTTTCCGCCGCTATGGACACCGTCACTGAGGCCCGTCTGGCAATCGCCATGGCTCAGGAAGGTGGCATCGGCATCATCCACAAGAACATGACCATCGAGCAGCAAGCTGCCGAAGTGCGTAAGGTCAAGCGTTACGAAGCCGGTGTGGTCAAGGACCCGATCACCATCGAGGCCGATGCCACGGTGCGTGAACTGTTCGAACTGACCCGCCTGCACAACATCTCCGGCGTTCCGGTACTGCACGATGGTGACCTGGTCGGCATCGTCACTTCCCGTGACGTGCGCTTCGAGAACCGCATGGACGTCTCCGTCCGTGAAGTGATGACGCCCAAAGAGCGCCTGGTCACGGTCAAGGAAGGCGCCAACAAGAACGATGTGCGTGAATTGCTGCACAAGCACCGCATCGAGCGCGTGCTGATCGTCGACGACAAATTCGCCCTCAAAGGCATGATGACCGTCAACGACATCGAAAAAGCCAAGGCTTACCCGCTCGCCAGCAAGGACGATCAAGGTCGTCTGCGCGTTGGCGCCGCAGTCGGTACCGGTAAAGACACCGGTGACCGCGTAGCTGCCCTGGTTCATGCCGGCGTTGACGTGGTGGTGGTCGACACCGCTCACGGTCACTCCAAAGGCGTGATCGACCGCGTTCGCTGGGTCAAACAGAACTTCCCTGAAGTGCAGGTCATCGGCGGCAACATCGCCACCGGCGCTGCCGCCAAGGCCCTGGCCGAAGCCGGCGCTGACGCAGTCAAGGTCGGTATCGGCCCAGGCTCGATCTGCACCACCCGTATCGTCGCCGGTGTCGGCGTCCCGCAAATCAGTGCCATCGCCAACGTCGCCGCTGCCCTTGAAGGCACCGGTGTTCCGTTGATCGCCGACGGCGGCATCCGTTTCTCCGGTGACCTGTCCAAGGCCATCGTGGCCGGTGCCTCCTGCGTGATGATGGGCTCGATGTTCGCCGGTACTGAAGAAGCGCCAGGCGAGATCGAACTGTTCCAGGGCCGTTCGTACAAGGCTTATCGCGGCATGGGTTCGCTGGGCGCCATGTCCCAGGCTCAAGGTTCCTCCGACCGTTACTTCCAGGACTCCTCCGCGGGTGCCGAGAAGCTGGTTCCGGAAGGCATTGAAGGGCGTGTTCCTTACAAGGGCACCCTGAGCGCCATCATCCATCAACTGATGGGCGGCCTGCGTTCCTCGATGGGCTACACCGGTAGCGCCAACATCGAAGAAATGCGCACCAAGCCTGAGTTCGTGCGGATCACCGGCGCCGGTATGGCCGAGTCCCACGTCCACGACGTACAGATCACCAAAGAAGCGCCAAACTACCGCGTAGGTTGA
- the guaA gene encoding glutamine-hydrolyzing GMP synthase: MALDIHAHRILILDFGSQYTQLIARRVREIGVYCELHPFDMDEEAIREFAPKGVILAGGPESVHEADSPRCPQAVFDLGVPVFGICYGMQTMAEQLGGKVEGSDLREFGYARVDVVGKSRLLDGIEDHIDADGLFGLDVWMSHGDKVTKMPEDFHILASTPSCPIAGMFNDDRAYYGVQFHPEVTHTKQGGRILSRFILDICGCEALWTPSKIAEDAIAQVRAQVGTDNVLLGLSGGVDSSVVAALLHKAIGDQLTCVFVDNGLLRLHEGEQVMAMFAENMGVKVIRANAEEQFLGNLAGESDPEKKRKIIGRTFIDVFDAESCKLDNIKYLAQGTIYPDVIESAGAKSGKAHVIKSHHNVGGLPEEMNLKLVEPLRELFKDEVRRLGLELGLPYDMVYRHPFPGPGLGVRILGEVKKEYADLLRRADHIFIEELRKADWYHKVSQAFVVFQPVKSVGVVGDGRRYAWVVALRAVETIDFMTARWAHLPYELLETVSGRIINEIEGISRVTYDVSSKPPATIEWE, from the coding sequence ATGGCCCTCGACATTCACGCTCACCGCATCCTGATCCTCGACTTCGGTTCCCAGTACACCCAACTGATCGCCCGCCGCGTGCGTGAAATCGGCGTTTACTGCGAACTGCATCCGTTCGACATGGACGAGGAAGCCATTCGCGAATTCGCTCCAAAAGGCGTCATCCTCGCCGGCGGCCCCGAGTCCGTGCACGAAGCCGACAGCCCTCGCTGCCCGCAAGCAGTGTTTGATCTGGGCGTGCCAGTCTTCGGTATCTGCTACGGCATGCAGACCATGGCCGAGCAACTGGGCGGCAAGGTTGAAGGTTCCGACCTGCGTGAGTTCGGTTACGCCCGTGTCGATGTGGTCGGCAAGAGCCGCCTGCTCGACGGCATCGAAGACCATATCGACGCCGATGGCCTGTTCGGCCTCGACGTATGGATGAGCCACGGTGACAAGGTCACCAAGATGCCGGAAGACTTCCACATCCTGGCCAGCACCCCGAGCTGCCCGATTGCCGGCATGTTCAACGATGACCGTGCCTATTACGGCGTGCAGTTCCACCCGGAAGTGACCCACACCAAGCAGGGCGGTCGCATCCTCTCGCGCTTCATCCTCGATATCTGCGGCTGTGAAGCGCTGTGGACGCCATCGAAGATTGCCGAAGACGCCATTGCCCAGGTCCGTGCTCAGGTTGGCACCGACAACGTACTGCTCGGCCTGTCCGGCGGCGTGGACTCCTCGGTGGTTGCCGCGCTGCTGCACAAAGCCATTGGCGACCAACTGACCTGCGTCTTCGTCGACAACGGCCTGCTGCGTCTGCACGAAGGCGAGCAAGTGATGGCCATGTTTGCCGAGAACATGGGCGTCAAAGTGATCCGCGCCAACGCCGAAGAACAGTTCCTCGGTAACCTGGCGGGCGAGTCGGACCCGGAGAAGAAGCGCAAGATCATCGGCCGTACCTTTATCGACGTGTTCGATGCCGAATCCTGCAAGCTGGACAACATCAAGTACCTGGCCCAGGGCACCATCTACCCGGACGTGATCGAGTCGGCTGGCGCGAAAAGCGGCAAGGCGCACGTGATCAAGTCGCACCACAACGTGGGCGGCCTGCCGGAAGAAATGAACCTCAAGCTGGTTGAACCCCTGCGCGAGCTGTTCAAGGACGAAGTCCGTCGTCTGGGCCTGGAACTGGGCCTGCCGTACGACATGGTCTACCGTCACCCGTTCCCGGGCCCGGGCCTGGGCGTGCGGATCCTCGGCGAAGTGAAGAAGGAATACGCCGACCTGCTGCGTCGCGCCGACCACATCTTCATCGAAGAACTGCGCAAGGCGGACTGGTACCACAAGGTCAGCCAGGCGTTCGTGGTGTTCCAGCCGGTGAAATCGGTTGGCGTGGTCGGCGATGGCCGGCGTTACGCCTGGGTCGTGGCCCTGCGTGCCGTTGAAACCATCGACTTCATGACCGCGCGTTGGGCGCACCTGCCTTACGAACTGCTGGAAACCGTCAGCGGCCGCATTATCAATGAAATCGAAGGCATCTCCCGCGTCACCTACGACGTGTCGAGCAAGCCGCCAGCGACGATTGAGTGGGAGTGA